A genomic region of Bradyrhizobium sp. ORS 278 contains the following coding sequences:
- the pgm gene encoding phosphoglucomutase (alpha-D-glucose-1,6-bisphosphate-dependent), which produces MAKTDPAAGKPIANAALANIPRLITAYYALKPDPHEPTQRVAFGTSGHRGSSLKTGFNENHILATTQALCDYRRQQGLDGPLFVGIDTHALAEPALASALEVFGANGVEVMVDKDGGYTPTPVISHAIISYNKGRTAHLADGVVITPSHNPPEDGGYKYNPPHGGPADTDATAEIERQANVYLANDLDGVSRISYAQAKQRGSVHPHDYITPYVADLANTVDLDAVKSAGIKIGIDPLGGAAIAYWAPIIERYGLSATIVNDLVDPTFRFMTADWDGKIRMDCSSPYAMASLIGMRERFDVAFANDTDADRHGIVTRSGGLMNPNHYLATAIAYLFAHRPDWRSDAAIGKTIVSSSLIDRVAQKLGRKLVETPVGFKWFVEGLGSGSFGFAGEESAGASFLKRDGTVWTTDKDGLILGLLAAEIMAKRGRDPSELYKELASELGAPVYERIDVPASPPQKAALKALTPEKLGLKELAGDPVRVIHTKAPGNGQSFGGIKVETEYGWFAARPSGTEDVNKLYAESFRDAEHLKRIQSEAQAALAKVA; this is translated from the coding sequence ATGGCCAAGACAGACCCCGCTGCCGGCAAGCCGATCGCCAATGCCGCGCTCGCCAACATTCCGCGGCTGATCACGGCCTATTATGCGCTGAAGCCCGATCCGCATGAGCCGACCCAGCGGGTCGCGTTCGGCACCTCGGGCCATCGCGGCTCATCGCTGAAGACCGGCTTCAACGAGAACCACATTCTGGCCACCACGCAGGCGCTGTGCGACTACCGCCGCCAGCAGGGCCTCGATGGCCCGCTGTTCGTCGGCATCGACACCCATGCGCTAGCCGAGCCGGCGCTCGCCAGCGCGCTCGAAGTGTTCGGCGCCAACGGCGTCGAGGTGATGGTCGACAAGGACGGCGGCTACACGCCGACGCCGGTGATCTCGCACGCCATCATCTCCTACAACAAGGGCCGCACGGCGCATCTTGCCGATGGCGTCGTCATCACGCCGTCACACAATCCGCCGGAGGATGGCGGCTACAAATACAATCCGCCGCATGGCGGCCCGGCCGACACCGACGCGACCGCCGAGATCGAGCGGCAGGCCAATGTCTATCTCGCCAACGACCTCGATGGCGTGTCGCGCATCAGCTACGCCCAGGCCAAGCAGCGCGGCTCGGTGCATCCTCACGACTACATCACGCCCTATGTGGCCGATCTCGCCAACACCGTCGATCTCGACGCGGTAAAGTCCGCCGGGATCAAGATCGGCATCGATCCGCTCGGCGGCGCCGCGATCGCCTACTGGGCGCCGATCATCGAGCGCTACGGTCTCAGCGCCACGATCGTCAACGACCTGGTCGACCCGACCTTCCGCTTCATGACCGCCGACTGGGACGGCAAGATCCGGATGGACTGCTCCTCGCCCTACGCGATGGCCAGCCTGATCGGCATGCGCGAGCGCTTCGACGTCGCCTTTGCCAACGACACCGACGCGGATCGCCATGGCATCGTCACCCGCTCGGGCGGGCTGATGAATCCGAACCATTATCTCGCGACCGCGATCGCCTATCTGTTCGCGCACAGGCCGGACTGGCGCAGTGACGCCGCCATCGGCAAGACAATCGTCTCGAGCTCGCTGATCGACCGTGTCGCGCAGAAGCTCGGTCGCAAGCTGGTGGAGACGCCGGTCGGCTTCAAATGGTTCGTCGAAGGGCTCGGCTCGGGCAGCTTCGGCTTCGCCGGCGAGGAGAGCGCGGGCGCCTCGTTTCTCAAGCGCGACGGCACCGTGTGGACCACCGACAAGGACGGCCTGATCCTCGGCCTGCTCGCCGCCGAGATCATGGCCAAGCGCGGCCGCGATCCGAGCGAGCTCTACAAGGAGCTCGCCTCGGAGCTCGGCGCTCCCGTCTATGAGCGCATCGACGTTCCGGCCTCGCCGCCGCAGAAGGCGGCGCTCAAGGCGCTGACGCCGGAAAAGCTCGGCCTCAAGGAACTCGCCGGCGATCCCGTCCGCGTCATCCACACCAAGGCGCCCGGCAACGGCCAA
- a CDS encoding zinc-dependent alcohol dehydrogenase — MKALVWHGKEDIRCDTVSDPEIEHSRDAIIKVTSCAICGSDLHLFHNYIPAMMPGDIMGHETMGEVVEVGSGVNGKLKKGDRIVVPFTIICGECDQCRRGNFSVCETTNRNKHMAEKVFGHSTAGLFGYTHLTGGYPGGQAEYLRVPYADATHIKVPDGMSDEQALFLSDIFPTGWQGAAQCDIEPDDTVAVWGCGPVGQMAIRSAILLGAKQVVAIDRIPERLAMAEAGGAITINFDRESVVERLNELTDNKGPEKCIDCVGFESHISMAQPDSVLDRAKQMFMIENDRPHALREIIYVCRPGGIVSIPGVYSGFSDMVPMGALMNKGLTIRTGQTHVNRWTDDLKHRIQDGQIDPSFVITHTVPLAQGPEMYRAFRDKQDSCVKVVLKP, encoded by the coding sequence ATGAAGGCGCTGGTCTGGCATGGCAAAGAGGACATCCGCTGCGACACAGTCAGCGATCCCGAGATCGAGCACAGCAGGGACGCGATCATCAAGGTGACGAGCTGCGCGATCTGCGGCTCGGACCTGCATCTGTTCCACAACTACATTCCCGCGATGATGCCCGGCGACATCATGGGCCACGAGACGATGGGCGAGGTCGTCGAGGTCGGTTCCGGCGTCAACGGCAAGCTGAAGAAGGGCGACCGCATCGTCGTGCCCTTCACCATCATCTGCGGCGAATGCGACCAGTGCAGGCGCGGCAATTTCTCGGTGTGCGAGACGACCAACCGCAACAAGCACATGGCCGAGAAGGTGTTCGGCCACAGCACCGCGGGCCTGTTCGGCTACACGCATCTGACCGGTGGCTATCCGGGCGGCCAGGCCGAATATCTGCGCGTGCCGTACGCCGACGCCACCCACATCAAGGTGCCCGATGGCATGAGCGACGAGCAGGCGCTGTTCCTCAGCGACATCTTCCCGACCGGATGGCAGGGCGCGGCGCAATGCGACATCGAGCCGGACGACACCGTCGCTGTGTGGGGCTGCGGCCCGGTCGGCCAGATGGCGATCCGCAGCGCCATCCTGCTCGGCGCCAAGCAGGTGGTCGCGATCGACCGCATCCCGGAGCGGCTGGCGATGGCCGAGGCCGGCGGCGCGATCACCATCAATTTCGACAGGGAGAGCGTGGTCGAAAGGCTCAACGAGCTGACCGACAACAAGGGCCCGGAGAAGTGCATCGACTGCGTCGGCTTCGAGAGCCATATCAGCATGGCGCAGCCCGACAGCGTGCTCGACCGCGCCAAGCAGATGTTCATGATCGAGAACGACCGGCCGCACGCGCTGCGCGAGATCATCTATGTCTGCCGGCCCGGCGGCATCGTCTCGATCCCCGGCGTTTATTCGGGCTTTTCCGACATGGTGCCGATGGGCGCGCTGATGAACAAGGGCCTGACGATCAGGACCGGCCAGACCCACGTCAACCGCTGGACCGACGACCTCAAGCACCGCATCCAGGACGGCCAGATCGATCCGTCCTTCGTCATCACCCACACCGTGCCGCTCGCGCAGGGGCCGGAGATGTATCGCGCGTTCCGTGACAAGCAGGACAGCTGCGTCAAGGTCGTGTTGAAGCCGTAA
- a CDS encoding TadE/TadG family type IV pilus assembly protein, giving the protein MPPACEYLSLLSRFRRNDSGNIAVIFAIALLPILAFIGSAIDYSMAVRAKAKLSASIDAALLAATGYTAMRGSSSDAKTAATNMFNGQMSAHKLTSNSLSIDITDSVSARTVTGSATVVVKTSFMYMFGYPTMTVSASSSASASFPTYMDFYVLVDNSPSQGLGATTADMTTLQNATTDTCAFACHDTYTSSSKKTLQTNSYYDKAKKLGVTMRIDVVRSATQSLTDTATSSQIVSNQYRMAVYSMGADCGSLGLTTVASLSSSMSSVKSSVGALDLMTIPYSGYNNDMCTDFDGTMSAMSGVIPTQGDGSSTNPQKWLFFVSDGVADYAYPTTCSKTTQSGGRCVEPLTTTTCTALKARGIKIAVLYTTYLAITSNGYYNTWVKPWRDSIGTIMKSCASPGYYYEVDSSGSIGSALTALFQQAIASAHLTK; this is encoded by the coding sequence GTGCCGCCCGCATGTGAGTACCTCAGCCTGTTGTCGCGGTTCCGCCGCAACGACAGCGGTAATATCGCCGTCATCTTCGCGATCGCGCTGCTGCCGATCCTGGCCTTCATCGGCTCGGCGATCGACTATTCGATGGCGGTGCGGGCCAAGGCCAAGCTGTCGGCCTCGATCGACGCCGCGCTGCTGGCGGCGACCGGCTATACCGCCATGCGCGGGAGTTCATCGGACGCCAAGACGGCCGCGACCAACATGTTCAACGGCCAGATGTCGGCGCACAAGCTGACGTCGAACTCGCTCAGCATCGACATCACCGACAGCGTCAGTGCACGGACCGTGACGGGTAGCGCGACGGTGGTGGTGAAGACCTCCTTCATGTACATGTTCGGCTATCCGACCATGACGGTCTCGGCGTCCTCGTCGGCGTCTGCCTCGTTCCCGACCTACATGGACTTCTACGTCCTGGTCGACAACTCGCCGTCGCAGGGACTCGGCGCCACCACGGCCGACATGACGACGCTGCAGAACGCGACGACCGACACGTGCGCCTTCGCCTGCCACGACACCTATACGTCGAGCTCGAAGAAGACGCTGCAGACCAACAGCTACTATGACAAGGCGAAGAAGCTCGGCGTGACGATGCGGATCGACGTCGTCCGGTCGGCAACCCAGTCGCTCACGGACACGGCGACCTCCAGCCAGATCGTCAGCAACCAGTATCGGATGGCGGTCTACAGCATGGGGGCCGATTGCGGCTCGCTCGGGCTGACTACGGTCGCCAGCCTCTCGTCGAGCATGTCCTCGGTGAAATCGTCGGTCGGTGCGCTGGACCTGATGACCATTCCCTACAGCGGCTACAACAACGACATGTGCACCGATTTCGACGGCACCATGTCGGCCATGAGCGGCGTCATCCCCACGCAGGGCGACGGTTCGTCGACGAATCCGCAGAAATGGCTGTTCTTCGTGTCCGACGGTGTTGCCGACTATGCCTACCCGACGACATGCAGCAAGACCACCCAGTCTGGGGGACGTTGCGTGGAGCCGCTCACGACGACCACCTGCACTGCGTTGAAGGCTCGCGGTATCAAGATCGCCGTGCTGTACACAACCTATCTCGCCATCACCAGCAACGGCTATTACAACACCTGGGTCAAGCCCTGGCGCGATTCGATCGGCACCATAATGAAATCCTGCGCCAGCCCCGGCTACTACTACGAGGTCGATTCCAGCGGCAGCATCGGCTCGGCGCTGACCGCGCTGTTCCAGCAGGCGATCGCCTCGGCGCATCTGACGAAGTAG
- the mdoH gene encoding glucans biosynthesis glucosyltransferase MdoH, whose amino-acid sequence MDAVSARTPRPLRIDDAGVDFLPAEAPRDMVPSPLSRAAAERTPMRDGAGIALRRGLVLAGTAALTLAGCIKMYEVVEVGGVTVLEGMVLVLFGILVAWISFAFVTALAGFVVMLLRPRETIAIPTDGPLPALSTRTAMLLPTYNEDPDAVMVRLRAMIDSIAATGEAAHFDWFLLSDTTDPDIWIGEEAAYLALRQACGTARIYYRHRADNVARKSGNIAEWVRRFGAAYDQMIILDADSLMSGETIVRLAHAMEETPQAALIQTLPVIVNGSSLFARLQQFAGRLYGPVIASGNAWWYGAESNYWGHNAIIRVEAFARDAALPELRGRKPFGGHILSHDFIEAALMRRAGWGIYMTVDLGGSYEEVPPSLIDYAARDRRWCQGNLQHLAVLPARGLHWVSRLHLLIGIGAYVTAPLWLAFLVLGILISLQANFVRPEYFPKGFALFPSWPAQDPILAAQVFAATLGLLFVPKLLACLATLLTAQRRRGFGGGLRLCVAVLAETVLAALIAPSMMIFQSVAVIEILLGRDAGWQVQRRSDGGVSRQEIVRKFALPTVCGLAMAASATAVSLPLLAWMSPVIAGLVLAIPIGLLTARRGLGRRLFTTPEEIAPPPVLVRARALADLPQPVHTSALAELRQDHELRRRHIATLSARRPRAPGDIDVDLATARARIADADTFTQALGFLSRRETLAVLNDSTTLQELVALPD is encoded by the coding sequence ATGGACGCCGTGAGCGCACGCACGCCGCGCCCGTTGCGGATTGACGATGCGGGCGTGGATTTTCTTCCCGCCGAGGCGCCGCGCGACATGGTGCCGTCACCGCTGTCGCGCGCCGCAGCTGAGCGGACACCGATGCGCGATGGAGCGGGGATCGCGCTTCGCCGCGGCCTCGTGCTCGCCGGCACCGCGGCGCTGACGCTGGCCGGCTGCATCAAGATGTACGAGGTCGTCGAGGTCGGCGGCGTGACCGTGCTGGAAGGCATGGTGCTCGTGCTGTTCGGCATCCTCGTTGCATGGATCTCGTTCGCCTTCGTCACCGCGCTGGCCGGCTTCGTCGTGATGCTGCTGCGGCCGCGCGAGACGATCGCGATCCCCACGGACGGTCCGCTGCCCGCGCTTTCGACCCGTACCGCGATGCTGCTGCCGACCTACAATGAGGACCCGGATGCCGTGATGGTCCGGCTGCGCGCCATGATTGACTCGATCGCCGCGACCGGTGAGGCCGCGCATTTCGACTGGTTCCTGCTCAGCGACACCACCGATCCCGACATCTGGATCGGCGAGGAGGCCGCGTATCTGGCGTTGCGCCAGGCCTGCGGCACGGCGCGCATCTACTACCGTCATCGCGCCGACAACGTCGCGCGCAAGTCCGGCAATATCGCCGAATGGGTACGGCGCTTTGGCGCGGCCTACGACCAGATGATCATCCTCGATGCCGACAGCCTGATGAGCGGCGAGACCATCGTGCGGCTGGCCCATGCAATGGAGGAGACACCGCAGGCCGCGTTGATCCAGACTCTGCCCGTGATCGTCAACGGCAGCAGCCTGTTCGCGCGGCTGCAGCAGTTCGCCGGCCGTCTCTACGGTCCCGTCATCGCCTCGGGCAACGCCTGGTGGTACGGCGCCGAAAGCAATTACTGGGGCCACAACGCGATCATCCGCGTCGAAGCCTTCGCACGCGATGCCGCGTTGCCGGAACTGCGCGGGCGAAAACCGTTCGGCGGGCATATCCTCAGCCATGACTTCATCGAGGCCGCTTTGATGCGCCGCGCCGGCTGGGGGATCTACATGACAGTCGATCTCGGCGGCAGCTATGAGGAGGTGCCGCCCTCGCTGATCGACTACGCCGCGCGCGACCGGCGCTGGTGCCAGGGCAATCTGCAGCATCTGGCGGTGCTGCCGGCGCGCGGGCTGCACTGGGTGTCGCGGCTGCATCTGTTGATCGGCATCGGCGCCTATGTCACCGCGCCGTTATGGCTCGCCTTCCTCGTGCTCGGCATCCTGATCTCGCTGCAGGCCAATTTCGTCCGGCCGGAATACTTTCCCAAGGGCTTCGCCCTGTTTCCATCCTGGCCGGCGCAGGATCCAATTCTCGCCGCGCAGGTGTTTGCCGCGACGCTCGGCCTGTTGTTCGTGCCGAAGCTGCTGGCCTGCCTCGCCACGCTGCTGACGGCGCAAAGGCGCCGCGGCTTCGGCGGCGGGCTGCGTCTCTGTGTCGCGGTTCTCGCGGAAACGGTGCTGGCGGCGCTGATCGCGCCGTCGATGATGATCTTCCAGTCGGTCGCCGTGATCGAGATCCTGCTGGGGCGCGACGCCGGCTGGCAGGTGCAGCGGCGCAGCGATGGCGGCGTGAGCCGGCAGGAGATTGTCCGCAAATTCGCGCTGCCGACCGTGTGCGGCCTCGCCATGGCCGCGAGCGCCACGGCGGTGTCGCTGCCGCTGCTGGCGTGGATGTCGCCGGTCATCGCCGGCCTGGTGCTTGCAATTCCGATCGGCCTGCTGACGGCCCGTCGCGGTCTCGGCAGGCGCCTGTTCACGACGCCGGAGGAGATCGCCCCACCGCCGGTACTCGTCCGGGCGCGTGCGCTTGCGGACCTGCCACAACCCGTCCACACATCCGCGCTGGCCGAACTGCGGCAGGACCACGAGCTTCGCCGGCGGCACATCGCCACGCTGTCGGCGCGCCGGCCGCGCGCGCCGGGAGACATCGACGTCGACCTTGCCACAGCGAGAGCGCGGATCGCCGATGCTGACACGTTCACGCAAGCGCTCGGCTTCCTGTCGCGCCGCGAGACGCTCGCCGTGCTGAATGACAGCACGACGCTGCAGGAGCTGGTCGCGCTGCCAGACTAG
- a CDS encoding glucan biosynthesis protein G, with product MQSAAAIPIAASFARGASAAAPAAQPFSAAMVRDLARALAAKPYSAPEDKLPDALAKLNYDAYRSIRFLPEHALWRDDKLPFQAQFFHRGFIYKDRVDIYEVSDGQARPVTYRPEDFAFGPQVPAFPAADLGFAGFRLHAPMNRPDYYDEVCVFLGASYFRAVAKGEIYGLSARGLSIDTGEAKGEEFPVFKTFWLEKPTPGATAMVVHALLDSKSATGSYRFTIRPGDTTVFDVEASLYPRVEIAHAGLAPMTSMFLFGPNDRSDSDDFRPAVHDSDGLAMFNGKGEQLWRPLSNPRDLQVSVFNDLNPRGFGLMQRERSYAAYQDLESHFEKRPSLWIEPIGDWGEGAVVLFEIPTKEEIHDNIAAFWRPKTALAAKGEHNMTYRLHWGQDTPKPHALARFTRTGVAAQGEGRLFVLELAGDVLKGLDPATVKAVVNAEKTEVANIVAQPNPETGGWRLSFQCAAKDAPVELRVELYASDKLASETWIYRWTP from the coding sequence ATGCAATCTGCGGCTGCGATCCCGATTGCCGCCTCGTTCGCGCGAGGCGCATCGGCCGCGGCGCCGGCGGCGCAGCCGTTCAGCGCGGCCATGGTGCGCGATCTCGCGCGCGCGCTCGCGGCCAAGCCCTATTCCGCGCCGGAAGACAAGCTGCCGGACGCGCTGGCCAAGCTCAACTACGATGCCTATCGCTCGATCCGGTTTCTGCCGGAGCACGCGCTGTGGCGTGACGACAAGCTGCCGTTCCAGGCGCAATTCTTTCATCGCGGGTTCATCTACAAGGATCGCGTCGACATCTACGAGGTCTCGGACGGCCAGGCCAGGCCAGTGACATATCGTCCCGAGGATTTCGCGTTCGGGCCGCAGGTGCCGGCGTTTCCGGCGGCCGATCTCGGCTTTGCCGGCTTCCGCCTGCATGCGCCGATGAACCGGCCGGACTATTACGACGAGGTCTGCGTGTTTCTCGGCGCGAGCTATTTTCGCGCGGTGGCGAAGGGCGAGATCTACGGGCTGTCGGCACGCGGCCTGTCGATCGACACCGGCGAGGCCAAGGGCGAGGAGTTTCCGGTCTTCAAGACGTTCTGGCTGGAGAAGCCGACGCCGGGCGCGACCGCGATGGTGGTGCATGCGCTGCTCGACAGCAAGAGCGCCACCGGCTCCTACCGCTTCACCATCCGCCCCGGCGACACCACCGTGTTCGACGTCGAGGCTTCGCTGTATCCGCGGGTCGAGATCGCGCATGCGGGGCTGGCGCCGATGACCAGCATGTTCCTGTTCGGGCCCAACGACCGCAGCGACAGCGACGATTTCCGTCCCGCCGTGCACGATTCCGACGGGCTCGCGATGTTCAACGGCAAGGGCGAGCAGCTGTGGCGGCCGCTGAGCAATCCGCGCGACCTGCAGGTCAGCGTGTTCAACGATCTCAATCCGCGCGGCTTCGGCCTGATGCAGCGCGAGCGCAGCTACGCCGCCTATCAGGACCTCGAATCGCATTTCGAAAAGCGGCCGAGCCTGTGGATCGAGCCGATCGGCGACTGGGGCGAAGGCGCGGTGGTGCTGTTCGAGATTCCGACCAAGGAGGAGATCCACGACAACATCGCCGCGTTCTGGCGGCCGAAGACGGCGCTCGCCGCCAAGGGCGAGCACAACATGACCTATCGCCTGCACTGGGGTCAGGACACGCCGAAACCGCACGCGCTGGCGCGCTTCACCCGGACCGGCGTGGCCGCGCAGGGAGAGGGCCGGCTGTTCGTGCTCGAGCTCGCAGGCGATGTCCTGAAGGGACTCGATCCCGCCACGGTGAAGGCCGTCGTCAATGCCGAGAAGACCGAGGTGGCCAATATCGTCGCCCAGCCCAATCCCGAGACCGGCGGCTGGCGCCTGAGCTTCCAGTGCGCCGCCAAGGACGCGCCCGTCGAGCTGCGCGTGGAGCTGTATGCGAGCGACAAGCTCGCCTCAGAGACATGGATCTATCGATGGACGCCGTGA
- a CDS encoding IS1182-like element ISBrsp2 family transposase: protein MMAKDELFDGLPEQSGPKARELPKGAPRLRVPERNQVELRAVDIDSLIGQDHPARMIWTYVETLDLSELEDRVKARENRPGHPAPSPRLLLALWLYATSDGVGSARALDRLCESHDAYRWLCGGVSLNYHTLSDFRVGCADVLDRLMSEHLAALSEAGLVDLDTLAQDGVRIRANAGASSFRREARLQQKLAEATEVVEELKREVDADPEASNRRIRAARERAAREHKQKVEAAQAALEEIKRKRQKLEEKGGNGKKPKEPRASTTDPQARRMKMADAGFRPAYNVQVVSAAAAMIVVAIDIDNNGSDGGLMRPMLERLRDKLQRLPRRYLVDGGYCRGDDIEWAHGQNIEIYCPPRSQKSGVDPYLPRDTDGPGVAAWRARMASEAGKAQYQLRSLCECIHARWRNWDLRQVTVRGIDKVRAVVSWYAFTNNLLQGLHLIACQKAAS, encoded by the coding sequence ATGATGGCTAAGGACGAGCTTTTCGATGGATTGCCGGAGCAGTCGGGTCCCAAAGCGCGGGAGCTTCCGAAGGGTGCGCCTCGTCTGCGGGTTCCGGAGCGCAACCAGGTCGAGCTGCGCGCGGTCGATATCGACAGCCTGATCGGGCAGGATCATCCGGCGCGGATGATCTGGACCTATGTCGAGACGCTCGACCTGAGCGAGTTGGAAGACCGAGTGAAGGCGCGGGAGAACAGGCCTGGTCATCCGGCACCGTCGCCACGCCTTTTGCTGGCGCTCTGGCTCTATGCCACCAGCGACGGCGTCGGCAGTGCTCGGGCGCTGGATCGCCTGTGCGAGAGCCATGATGCCTATCGCTGGCTGTGTGGCGGGGTATCGCTGAACTATCACACGCTATCGGACTTCCGCGTCGGCTGTGCCGATGTGCTCGACCGCCTGATGAGCGAACATCTGGCGGCGTTGAGCGAGGCCGGGCTGGTCGATCTCGATACGCTGGCACAGGACGGGGTGCGGATCCGCGCCAATGCGGGGGCCAGCTCGTTCCGGCGCGAAGCGAGGCTGCAGCAGAAGCTGGCGGAAGCAACGGAGGTGGTGGAAGAGCTCAAGCGGGAAGTCGATGCAGATCCAGAAGCCAGCAACCGGCGCATCCGCGCGGCGCGTGAGCGCGCCGCACGCGAGCATAAACAGAAGGTCGAAGCGGCGCAGGCGGCGCTGGAGGAGATCAAGCGCAAGCGCCAGAAGCTCGAGGAAAAAGGCGGTAACGGCAAGAAGCCGAAGGAGCCTCGGGCCTCCACCACCGATCCGCAGGCGCGGCGGATGAAGATGGCCGATGCCGGCTTCCGTCCCGCCTACAACGTGCAGGTCGTCAGCGCTGCAGCTGCGATGATCGTGGTCGCAATCGACATCGACAACAACGGATCAGACGGCGGCCTGATGCGACCGATGCTGGAGCGGCTGCGCGACAAGCTGCAACGCCTGCCCAGGCGCTACCTCGTCGATGGCGGATACTGCCGTGGCGACGACATCGAATGGGCGCATGGCCAGAACATCGAGATCTACTGTCCGCCGCGCTCGCAAAAAAGCGGTGTTGATCCTTATCTGCCCCGAGATACCGATGGCCCTGGTGTGGCGGCCTGGCGAGCGCGCATGGCGAGCGAAGCCGGCAAGGCTCAGTATCAGCTCCGCTCGCTGTGCGAATGCATCCACGCCCGCTGGCGCAACTGGGACCTCCGGCAAGTGACGGTACGCGGCATCGACAAGGTTCGCGCCGTCGTGAGCTGGTACGCGTTCACCAACAACCTTCTGCAAGGATTGCACCTCATCGCCTGTCAAAAAGCAGCATCATAG
- a CDS encoding LysR family transcriptional regulator — protein MTYSLPPLNALRAFEAAARHLSFKLAAHELHVTPAAIGQHVKALELRLGVRLFERLHKQLVLTEEGQDYLIGISEGFRRIADATLHLRPRCAVLLQLGVHDKFDLRCLDLETFRRTHAEIGLRVLQPAGLHELIEGKIDVLISRGLGHHPGYRSDRIGDGSGLGHWLMASEGTADCPELVSLRDWLRRRSAEPRAVSRSRQHAE, from the coding sequence ATGACCTACAGCCTCCCTCCCCTCAACGCCCTGCGTGCCTTCGAAGCGGCGGCGCGGCATCTCAGCTTCAAGCTGGCCGCGCATGAGCTGCACGTGACGCCGGCCGCGATCGGCCAGCACGTCAAGGCCCTTGAACTACGCCTCGGGGTGCGGCTCTTCGAGCGTCTGCATAAGCAACTCGTCCTCACCGAAGAGGGGCAAGACTATTTGATCGGGATCTCCGAGGGCTTTCGCCGCATCGCTGACGCGACCCTGCACCTCAGGCCTCGCTGTGCGGTGCTGCTGCAGCTGGGCGTCCACGACAAGTTCGATCTGCGCTGTCTGGACCTGGAGACATTCCGGCGCACACATGCGGAGATCGGCTTGCGCGTGCTGCAGCCGGCCGGCTTGCACGAACTGATCGAAGGAAAGATCGACGTGCTGATCAGCCGCGGCCTTGGCCATCATCCAGGCTATCGCTCGGACAGGATCGGTGATGGCAGCGGCCTGGGACACTGGCTGATGGCGTCGGAGGGCACGGCAGACTGCCCCGAACTCGTCAGCCTCCGCGACTGGCTGCGACGGCGATCAGCGGAGCCCCGGGCCGTGAGCCGCTCCCGCCAGCATGCAGAGTGA
- a CDS encoding L-2-amino-thiazoline-4-carboxylic acid hydrolase, which yields MPETHPFYQSHRSAMLAVMHQCLDLAAPLLCQRVELSNIAAVRQEVIDEFDIVLSQLPYVGGTASRMTAFFMQLIGFMAMGRVLRRRGLPPAVIGDIAREVHKAQLLTEPEAQRLEAGRRFISPENRSFLRDQAALSTSEAHRQECPDDFIYDVVEPGPGDTFAFGINYTACGFCKFAARYGDKDVLPNLCGLDVDAYATRGIRLERTQTLAGGASHCNFRFSRLETDQLTHGTYEDSKPRALPVTAPSPLVGEGM from the coding sequence ATGCCCGAGACACATCCCTTCTACCAGTCGCACCGCAGCGCGATGCTAGCTGTCATGCACCAGTGCCTAGACCTTGCCGCTCCTTTGTTGTGCCAACGCGTCGAGCTGAGCAACATCGCTGCCGTCAGGCAAGAGGTCATCGACGAGTTCGACATCGTGCTCAGTCAGCTGCCCTATGTCGGAGGCACCGCAAGCCGGATGACCGCGTTCTTCATGCAGCTCATCGGCTTCATGGCAATGGGACGCGTGCTCCGGCGGCGCGGGTTGCCGCCCGCCGTGATCGGCGACATCGCGCGCGAGGTCCACAAGGCGCAACTGCTCACGGAGCCCGAAGCACAGCGCCTCGAAGCGGGCCGCCGCTTCATTTCGCCCGAGAACCGGAGCTTTTTGCGCGACCAGGCGGCGTTGAGCACGTCGGAGGCCCATCGGCAAGAATGTCCCGACGACTTCATTTACGACGTCGTCGAGCCCGGACCAGGTGACACCTTCGCTTTCGGCATCAACTACACAGCCTGCGGCTTCTGCAAATTCGCAGCTCGATATGGCGACAAGGACGTCCTTCCGAACCTCTGCGGTCTGGACGTCGACGCCTATGCGACCCGCGGCATCCGCCTTGAGCGGACGCAGACGCTCGCCGGCGGCGCCAGCCACTGCAACTTCCGCTTCTCGCGGCTGGAGACGGACCAGCTAACACATGGGACGTATGAAGATAGCAAGCCTCGCGCGCTGCCAGTTACCGCGCCCTCTCCCCTTGTGGGAGAGGGCATGTAG